The following nucleotide sequence is from Vicia villosa cultivar HV-30 ecotype Madison, WI unplaced genomic scaffold, Vvil1.0 ctg.000218F_1_1, whole genome shotgun sequence.
TTCCAAGACTATTTCAAATGCCAAGCACCCTGTTATCATTGTTGGTGCTGGGATTTTTGAAAGGAAGGATCAGGATGCAATTTTTGCAGCTATTGAAACGATTGCAAAACAAGGGAATGTTGTCAGATCTGATTGGAATGGCCTTAATGTATTACTTCTCCATGCTGCCCAGGCTGCTGCACTTGACCTTGGACTTGTGCCCCAATCTGAAAAAAGCCTTGAATCTGCCAAGTTTGTATATTTGATGGGAGCTGATGATACAAACATAGACAAGATCCCAAAGGACGCTTTTGTTGTTTATCAAGGTCACCATGGTGATAAGAGTGTTTATCGGGCTGATGTTATTTTGCCAGCAGCAGCATTCAGTGAGAAGGAAGGTACCTATGAAAATACTGAAGGATGCACACAACAAACATGGCCTGCAGTTCCAACAGTTGGTGACTCCAGAGATGATTGGAAGATAATTCGAGCTCTGTCTGAGGTAGCAGGGGTGCGTTTACCCTATGATACAATTGGCGGCGTCCGCTCCCGATTGAGGAATGTAGCACCAAACCTTGCGCAAATGGACGAGAGAGAACCAGCCGCATTGCCATCTTCATTAAGACCAACCTTCACTCAGAAGGTGGATCCAACACCATTTGGGGTTGCAGTTGAGAACTTCTATATGACTGATGCCATTACCAGGGCATCAAAGATAATGGCTCAATGCAGTGCTATGCTATTGAAGAAATGAAGCAcgcattaatttatttatttttggttcaAATAAAAATGCAGATTCATGTTTTTCTTTGTGGGCAATCAAGACCTTGCTTGCGCAAAACTTCGGGATGTTGGAAATACCCTATATTTTGAAATTAGGTGTTATTTGTTCCATTTGTATTATGCTGGTGTAAAAGCCACTACTTTTTTGAACTGTTGCCATGTACAATTTGGGCTACCTGACTGATGATTATTAGCTTACTCGTCTCATAAAATGAAACCTTGTTGGAATCACAAACAATTCCAAACCATATCATTCATATATGATAATTTGTCtgtttacatttttattattattagcaaTACATCATAGACATCAAAGCCAGAGTATTTGCATCAGCAACACAAAATGAGTTAAGGGACATAAAAACATCATACAAGACTAACTAAGGATGCAAACTAATTTGTATCCCCTGATGTTATGGTAGTTACTTCCGCACCTTTGAACAAGAAGTGATGCCTGACTCATTATATGAGCGTTCCCAATTCCTCCCATCAAAATTCTTGTTTTCATGGATTGTCATCGTTCCATGGTCAACACACCTGATTGTAACAGCAACCCCTTCTGGATTTGAGCGCGGATAATAGAATGAAGTTATACCACATATTTTGCAGAATGTGTGCTTTGCAGTGTGAGTGCCAAACGTGTAAGTTGTAATAAACTCAGCAGAATCTCCCAAAAGCTCAAATTTGTCAGCAGGTACAGTGAAGTTAGAATTGGCTCTCATGTAGCAGATTGAGCAGTTGCAGTCCCATACCTCCACACTGGAAGGAGCAATCACTTTCCATCTTACACTCTTACAATGGCAACCTCCTGTATGCATCACTGTTTCACTTTCCATTTCAGGATTCTAAACAACAATGCTCGTCAATGAAATCTTGGCTCCTGGCTCCTGTCAACTACAGTTTTTGAGATTGTTATGCATAAGACTCTATTAAGGAAAGTTGAACTTGGtatcataaattaattaaaattaagagCAGAAAGCTAAGGAAGAAGCAGAATGAAATATTGTTAAGAAAAATTAAATGGTGAGAAAAAATAGAAAGGAAGTAACTCACCTGATCGGATAAGAGGAAATTAGATGAGGAATACCAATTCAACTTTGCATTTCCATTTATACTACTATAATAACAATATAATATATAACAACATTAATCTAGTACGTTTATTAACTCAAGTTTCAATATTTTGGCATTTTACTGTCAGATTATGTACGGTTAAACTTATC
It contains:
- the LOC131625519 gene encoding uncharacterized protein LOC131625519, with the protein product MESETVMHTGGCHCKSVRWKVIAPSSVEVWDCNCSICYMRANSNFTVPADKFELLGDSAEFITTYTFGTHTAKHTFCKICGITSFYYPRSNPEGVAVTIRCVDHGTMTIHENKNFDGRNWERSYNESGITSCSKVRK